The following are encoded in a window of Nomia melanderi isolate GNS246 chromosome 6, iyNomMela1, whole genome shotgun sequence genomic DNA:
- the Kdm5 gene encoding lysine demethylase 5 isoform X3: MVSRFDTNFGCEDFFGTYHCTQDMACDRGDSDFEFIIPPEAPVFEPSIEEFHDPLGYIAKIRPIAEKSGICKIKPPPNWQPPFAVDVDKFKFVPRIQRLNELEAKTRIKLNFLDQIAKFWELQGSSLKIPLVERKALDLYSLHKIVTDEGGIETVTRERRWAKIANKLGYPSGRSVGSILKNHYERILYPFDVFKQGKTLTDIKIEPDSNINEKKDRDYKPHGIISRQQIKPPTEKFSRRSKRFGGQEEKPEICIKQEDCKEEYDSDNDCKDGLRSANGDDNSKELKKLQFYGPGPKMAGFNTKEGKKSNKTRGVKLVYEFDPLAKYICHNCGRGDNEENMLLCDGCDDSYHTFCLMPPLTEIPKGDWRCPKCVAEEVSKPMEAFGFEQAQREYTLQQFGEMADQFKSDYFNMPVHMVPTSLVEKEFWRIVSSIDEDVTVEYGADLHTMDHGSGFPTKTSVNLFTCDQEYAESPWNLNNLPVLRGSVLGHINADISGMKVPWMYVAMCFATFCWHNEDHWSYSINYLHWGEPKTWYGVPGSQAERFEQSMKSAAPELFHSQPDLLHQLVTIMNPNILTNEGVPVFRTDQHAGEFVVTFPRAYHAGFNQGYNFAEAVNFAPADWLKIGRECITHYSNLRRFCVFSHDELVCKMSLDPDSLDIGIATATYHDMLQMVDDEKKLRKNLLEWGVTEAEREAFELLPDDERQCETCKTTCFLSAVTCSCQSSQLVCLRHFKDLCDCPPEKHTLRYRYTLDELPIMLQKLKLKAESFDSWVTKVKEAMDPDKKSDKIELSELKELLNEAENKKFPESELLTALTTAVQDAEKCASVAQQLLNNKQRTRTRQSVETKYKLTVEELTLFYKEITNLCCELKESDGVKFILDQVLQFQKEAEELETKDDDCDIEQLEKCIDFGDSICIELPQLIRLKQKLAQVQWLEEVKSVQEDPKSIHRDDLAKLIEKGMTIPPHLSIETTLSELQTLMNAIDKWEEKAKLYLHTKSRQTIPSLEEFIREADEVEAYLPSLDVLQDTLNKAKTWTKIVEEVQARENFPYYDTLDELIKKGRSVPLHLNALPILESTLSQAKTWKERTARTFLRKNSHCTLMEALSPRIGVGTQALKTKKSKSEESIGPVFVCDTKLDDSNDSATVVAAFKLAEQREMEAMRNLRERNLMKTEMDDSRYCVCWRRRYGLMLQCELCKDWFHSNCVPLPKTSYKGKLPMSKELKFLCPCCLRSRRPRLETILALLVSLQKIPIRLPEGEALQCLTERAMNWQDRARQALAIDEISSALAKLSVLSQKLVEAAAREKTEKIISSELKKAANNPELHQRVQAIAPLSGVHSDDSTLSTADDDDDVVTIDDDEPSCSTFNSNEHTYSYISKVQRKSQSNDTTETSVMLSQSARLRLEELMMEGDLLEVALDETQHIWRILSHTNSPSTVRKYASYEEVQSHLNQDSKDIRKRGRKRKSEEFELLKKLGRQKMEEKNLAKRKGLQKEKKSASSPVPMKRGPRKMKRKEGDDGPKKRGGNRKKTKQDTSDEEDDCAAVNCLRPSGREVDWVQCDGGCEGWFHMHCVGLDRTEIAEEDDYICSNCKEAEQNSTGYQGTDSEADIQETTSFVRTY; encoded by the exons ATGGTATCGAGGTTCGACACGAACTTCGGTTGCGAGGATTTTTTCGGGACTTATCATTGCACCCAAGACATGGCTTGCGATCGTGGTGATTCGGACTTCGAATTCATTATACCGCCAGAGGCGCCGGTCTTCGAACCTAGTATCGAAGAGTTTCACGACCCCCTTGGCTACATCGCGAAAATACGACCGATCGCGGAGAAGTCTGGCATTTGTAAGATCAAACCGCCGCCT AATTGGCAGCCACCATTTGCTGTTGATGTagataaattcaaatttgttccaaGGATACAAAGGTTAAATGAATTGGAAGCGAAAACTAGAATAAAACTTAATTTCTTAGATCAAATTGCAAAATTTTGGGAACTTCAAGGCTCTTCTTTGAAAATTCCTCTTGTTGAACGTAAAGCTCTTGATTTGTATTCTTTACACAAGATAGTTACGGATGAAG GTGGGATTGAAACAGTAACAAGAGAAAGGAGGTGGGCAAAGATTGCAAATAAATTAGGTTACCCATCTGGTCGCAGTGTAGGAAGTATATTAAAGAATCATtatgaaagaattttatatcCATTTGACGTCTTTAAACAAGGAAAAACTTTAACAGATATT AAAATTGAACCAGACTccaatataaatgaaaagaaagatcgTGATTATAAACCACATGGAATTATATCACGACAACAAATTAAACCTCCAACTGAAAAATTCTCGCGTCGATCTAAGAGATTTGGTGGTCAAGAAGAAAAACcagaaatatgtattaaacaAGAAGATTGCAAGGAGGAATATGATTCAGATAATGATTGTAAAGATGGGCTCAGAAGTGCAAATGGCGATGACAATAGTAAAGAACTTAAGAAATTACAGTTTTATGGACCTGGTCCAAAAATGGCTGGGTTTAATAccaaagaaggaaagaaatcaaataaaactaggGGAGTTAAACTTGTCTATGAATTTGACCCT TTGGCAAAATACATTTGTCATAATTGTGGAAGGGGTGATAACGAAGAGAACATGCTTTTATGCGATGGATGCGATGACAGTTATCATACATTCTGTCTGATGCCACCATTAACAGAAATACCAAAGGGAGATTGGCGGTGCCCAAAGTGCGTTGCTGAGGAAGTTTCTAAGCCAATGGAAGCATTTGGTTTCGAACAAGCACAGAGAGAGTATACCCTACAACAATTTGGAGAGATGGCTGATCAGTTTAAgagtgattactttaatatgcCTGTACAT ATGGTGCCAACATCTTTAGTGGAAAAAGAATTTTGGAGAATAGTTTCTTCAATTGATGAAGATGTAACAGTTGAATATGGAGCAGATTTACACACAATGGATCATGGATCTGGATTTCCAACCAAAACAAgcgttaatttatttacatgcgATCAAGAATATGCTGAGTCTCCatggaatttaaataatttgccAGTGTTACGTGGGAGTGTCTTAGGTCATATTAATGCTGACATCAGTGGTATGAAAGTACCATGGATGTACGTTGCTATGTGTTTTGCAACATTTTGTTGGCACAATGAGGATCACTGgagttattcaattaattatttacattgggGAGAACCAAAAACATGGTATGGTGTGCCAGGTTCTCAAGCAGAAAGATTTGAACAATCAATGAAATCTGCTGCACCAGAACTATTTCACAGTCAGCCAGATTTGCTCCATCAATTGGTTACTATAATGAATCCTAATATTTTAACTAATGAAG GTGTTCCAGTGTTTAGAACTGATCAACATGCGGGTGAATTTGTTGTAACATTTCCTAGAGCGTATCATGCTGGTTTTAATCAAGGGTATAATTTCGCTGAAGCTGTAAATTTCGCGCCTGCCGATTGG CTTAAGATTGGAAGAGAATGTATAACGCATTACTCAAATTTAAGACGATTTTGCGTATTTTCTCATGATGAGCTGGTATGCAAAATGTCATTAGATCCAGATTCCTTGGACATAGGAATTGCAACTGCAACTTACCATGATATGCTTCAAATGGTGGATGATGAGAAGAAACTTAGAAAGAACTTATTGGAGTGG ggTGTAACTGAAGCAGAGCGTGAAGCATTTGAACTTTTACCAGATGATGAGAGACAGTGTGAAACGTGCAAGACAACTTGTTTCTTGAGCGCGGTTACATGTTCTTGCCAGAGTTCACAGTTAGTTTGTCTAAGACATTTCAAGGATCTTTGTGATTGTCCCCCAGAAAAGCATACATTACGTTACCGTTATACTTTAGACGAACTACCAATTATGTTACAAAAGCTAAAATTGAAAGCCGAGTCATTTGACTCATGGGTAACAAAAGTGAAGGAAGCAATGGATCCCGATAAGAAGAGTGATAAAATTGAACTGAGTGAATTAAAGGAGCTCTTAAATGAAGcagaaaacaaaaaattcccAGAAAGTGAATTACTAACAGCTTTAACAACTGCTGTACAGGATGCTGAAAAGTGTGCGAGTGTTGCACAACAACTTCTGAATAATAAACAACGTACCAG AACAAGACAATCTGTTGAAACTAAATATAAGCTCACGGTAGAGGAATTAACActtttttacaaagaaataacaAATCTATGCTGTGAACTTAAGGAATCTGATGGTGTAAAATTTATACTTGATCAAGTATTACAATTTCAAAAGGAGGCAGAAGAATTGGAAACTAAGGACGATGATTGTGATATAGAGCAGTTAGAGAAATGTATTGATTTTGGGGATTCTATTTGTATTGAGTTACCTCAACTTATTCGATTGAAACAA AAATTAGCGCAAGTACAATGGCTAGAAGAAGTGAAGTCTGTACAAGAAGATCCAAAGTCTATACATCGTGACGATTTagcaaaattaattgaaaaaggtATGACAATACCACCACACTTAAGTATAGAAACGACGCTTTCTGAGTTACAAACATTGATGAATGCAATTGATAAGTGGGAGGAGAAAGCAAAGTTATACCTTCATACGAAAAGTAGACAAACTATACCGTCTCTGGAGGAATTCATTCGTGAGGCTGATGAAGTAGAAGCTTACTTACCAAGCCTAGATGTTCTTCAAGATACACTTAATAAAGCAAAGACTTGGACAAAAATTGTGGAAGAAGTACAAGCGAGAGAGAACTTTCCTTATTATGATACACTGGATGAGTTAATTAAAAAGGGTAGAAGCGTTCCATTACACCTGAATGCTCTACCAATTTTAGAGTCTACTCTTTCACAAGCGAAAACTTGGAAAGAAAGGACAGCAAGAACATTCCTAAGGAAAAACTCGCATTGCACTTTAATGGAAGCTTTGTCACCACGTATCGGTGTTGGTACACAAGCGTTGAAAACTAAGAAGAGTAAAAGTGAAGAGAGTATTGGACCTGTCTTCGTCTGTGATACGAAACTGGATGATTCCAATGATTCGGCCACTGTAGTGGCTGCGTTTAAGTTAGCCGAACAACGAGAGATGGAAGCAATGAGAAATTTaagagaaagaaatttaatgaaaaccgAAATGGACGACTCTAGGTATTGTGTTTGTTGGCGACGGAGATATGGTCTTATGCTTCAATGTGAGCTTTGTAAAGATTGGTTCCACT cGAATTGCGTGCCCTTACCGAAAACATCGTATAAAGGTAAATTACCCATGTCGAAGGAACTTAAATTTTTGTGTCCTTGTTGTTTACGATCACGGCGGCCGCGATTAGAAACAATTTTGGCACTGTTGGTTAGTCTTCAGAAAATTCCAATTCGTTTACCGGAAGGTGAAGCCTTACAGTGTCTTACTGAGCGTGCAATGAATTGGCag GATCGAGCTCGTCAAGCATTAGCCATAGATGAAATTTCATCGGCGCTAGCAAAATTGTCTGTGCTATCGCAAAAGCTGGTAGAAGCAGCCGCAagagaaaaaacagaaaaaattattaGTAGTGAGTTAAAGAAGGCTGCAAATAATCCTGAACTGCATCAAAGAGTACAAGCTATTGCTCCACTTAGTGGTGTGCACTCGGATGACAGTACGCTTAGTACAGCG gatgacgacgacgatgtGGTTACCATTGATGACGACGAACCAAGTTGTAGTACGTTTAATAGTAATGAGCATACATATTCATATA TATCTAAAGTTCAGCGGAAATCACAATCAAACGATACAACCGAAACCTCAGTCATGCTCTCACAATCTGCGAGGTTACGTTTAGAGGAATTAATGATGGAAGGTGATTTGCTAGAGGTTGCACTTGACGAGACGCAACATATTTGGCGCATATTAAGTCATACGAACAGTCCAAGCACTGTCCGTAAGTATGCCTCGTACGAAGAGGTGCAGTCGCACTTAAATCAAGACTCTAAAGACATAAGAAAACGTGGAAGAAAGAGGAAGTCTGAGGAGTTCGAGCTGTTAAAAAAACTTGGACGGCAAAAGATGGAAGAAAAAAATTTAGCGAAACGAAAGGGGCTGCAGAAAGAGAAGAAATCTGCTAGCTCACCGGTGCCAATGAAGCGTGGACCTCGAAAG ATGAAACGTAAAGAAGGTGATGACGGCCCAAAGAAAAGGGGTGGTAATCGGAAGAAGACTAAGCAAGATACTTCAGATGAAGAGGATGACTGTGCCGCGGTCAATTGCTTACGACCCAGTG GAAGGGAAGTTGATTGGGTTCAGTGCGATGGAGGTTGCGAAGGTTGGTTCCACATGCACTGTGTCGGATTGGATCGTACAGAAATTGCTGAAGAGGATGACTACATATGCAGTAATTGCAAAGAAGCAGAACAAAACTCGACg GGATACCAGGGCACAGACAGCGAAGCGGACATCCAAGAAACGACATCCTTCGTCAGGACTTACTAG
- the Kdm5 gene encoding lysine demethylase 5 isoform X2 produces the protein MVSRFDTNFGCEDFFGTYHCTQDMACDRGDSDFEFIIPPEAPVFEPSIEEFHDPLGYIAKIRPIAEKSGICKIKPPPNWQPPFAVDVDKFKFVPRIQRLNELEAKTRIKLNFLDQIAKFWELQGSSLKIPLVERKALDLYSLHKIVTDEGGIETVTRERRWAKIANKLGYPSGRSVGSILKNHYERILYPFDVFKQGKTLTDIKIEPDSNINEKKDRDYKPHGIISRQQIKPPTEKFSRRSKRFGGQEEKPEICIKQEDCKEEYDSDNDCKDGLRSANGDDNSKELKKLQFYGPGPKMAGFNTKEGKKSNKTRGVKLVYEFDPLAKYICHNCGRGDNEENMLLCDGCDDSYHTFCLMPPLTEIPKGDWRCPKCVAEEVSKPMEAFGFEQAQREYTLQQFGEMADQFKSDYFNMPVHMVPTSLVEKEFWRIVSSIDEDVTVEYGADLHTMDHGSGFPTKTSVNLFTCDQEYAESPWNLNNLPVLRGSVLGHINADISGMKVPWMYVAMCFATFCWHNEDHWSYSINYLHWGEPKTWYGVPGSQAERFEQSMKSAAPELFHSQPDLLHQLVTIMNPNILTNEGVPVFRTDQHAGEFVVTFPRAYHAGFNQGYNFAEAVNFAPADWLKIGRECITHYSNLRRFCVFSHDELVCKMSLDPDSLDIGIATATYHDMLQMVDDEKKLRKNLLEWGVTEAEREAFELLPDDERQCETCKTTCFLSAVTCSCQSSQLVCLRHFKDLCDCPPEKHTLRYRYTLDELPIMLQKLKLKAESFDSWVTKVKEAMDPDKKSDKIELSELKELLNEAENKKFPESELLTALTTAVQDAEKCASVAQQLLNNKQRTRTRQSVETKYKLTVEELTLFYKEITNLCCELKESDGVKFILDQVLQFQKEAEELETKDDDCDIEQLEKCIDFGDSICIELPQLIRLKQKLAQVQWLEEVKSVQEDPKSIHRDDLAKLIEKGMTIPPHLSIETTLSELQTLMNAIDKWEEKAKLYLHTKSRQTIPSLEEFIREADEVEAYLPSLDVLQDTLNKAKTWTKIVEEVQARENFPYYDTLDELIKKGRSVPLHLNALPILESTLSQAKTWKERTARTFLRKNSHCTLMEALSPRIGVGTQALKTKKSKSEESIGPVFVCDTKLDDSNDSATVVAAFKLAEQREMEAMRNLRERNLMKTEMDDSRYCVCWRRRYGLMLQCELCKDWFHSNCVPLPKTSYKGKLPMSKELKFLCPCCLRSRRPRLETILALLVSLQKIPIRLPEGEALQCLTERAMNWQDRARQALAIDEISSALAKLSVLSQKLVEAAAREKTEKIISSELKKAANNPELHQRVQAIAPLSGVHSDDSTLSTADDDDDVVTIDDDEPSCISKVQRKSQSNDTTETSVMLSQSARLRLEELMMEGDLLEVALDETQHIWRILSHTNSPSTVRKYASYEEVQSHLNQDSKDIRKRGRKRKSEEFELLKKLGRQKMEEKNLAKRKGLQKEKKSASSPVPMKRGPRKMKRKEGDDGPKKRGGNRKKTKQDTSDEEDDCAAVNCLRPSGREVDWVQCDGGCEGWFHMHCVGLDRTEIAEEDDYICSNCKEAEQNSTSRAPDPLAESLGLDALLSLSQSQGYQGTDSEADIQETTSFVRTY, from the exons ATGGTATCGAGGTTCGACACGAACTTCGGTTGCGAGGATTTTTTCGGGACTTATCATTGCACCCAAGACATGGCTTGCGATCGTGGTGATTCGGACTTCGAATTCATTATACCGCCAGAGGCGCCGGTCTTCGAACCTAGTATCGAAGAGTTTCACGACCCCCTTGGCTACATCGCGAAAATACGACCGATCGCGGAGAAGTCTGGCATTTGTAAGATCAAACCGCCGCCT AATTGGCAGCCACCATTTGCTGTTGATGTagataaattcaaatttgttccaaGGATACAAAGGTTAAATGAATTGGAAGCGAAAACTAGAATAAAACTTAATTTCTTAGATCAAATTGCAAAATTTTGGGAACTTCAAGGCTCTTCTTTGAAAATTCCTCTTGTTGAACGTAAAGCTCTTGATTTGTATTCTTTACACAAGATAGTTACGGATGAAG GTGGGATTGAAACAGTAACAAGAGAAAGGAGGTGGGCAAAGATTGCAAATAAATTAGGTTACCCATCTGGTCGCAGTGTAGGAAGTATATTAAAGAATCATtatgaaagaattttatatcCATTTGACGTCTTTAAACAAGGAAAAACTTTAACAGATATT AAAATTGAACCAGACTccaatataaatgaaaagaaagatcgTGATTATAAACCACATGGAATTATATCACGACAACAAATTAAACCTCCAACTGAAAAATTCTCGCGTCGATCTAAGAGATTTGGTGGTCAAGAAGAAAAACcagaaatatgtattaaacaAGAAGATTGCAAGGAGGAATATGATTCAGATAATGATTGTAAAGATGGGCTCAGAAGTGCAAATGGCGATGACAATAGTAAAGAACTTAAGAAATTACAGTTTTATGGACCTGGTCCAAAAATGGCTGGGTTTAATAccaaagaaggaaagaaatcaaataaaactaggGGAGTTAAACTTGTCTATGAATTTGACCCT TTGGCAAAATACATTTGTCATAATTGTGGAAGGGGTGATAACGAAGAGAACATGCTTTTATGCGATGGATGCGATGACAGTTATCATACATTCTGTCTGATGCCACCATTAACAGAAATACCAAAGGGAGATTGGCGGTGCCCAAAGTGCGTTGCTGAGGAAGTTTCTAAGCCAATGGAAGCATTTGGTTTCGAACAAGCACAGAGAGAGTATACCCTACAACAATTTGGAGAGATGGCTGATCAGTTTAAgagtgattactttaatatgcCTGTACAT ATGGTGCCAACATCTTTAGTGGAAAAAGAATTTTGGAGAATAGTTTCTTCAATTGATGAAGATGTAACAGTTGAATATGGAGCAGATTTACACACAATGGATCATGGATCTGGATTTCCAACCAAAACAAgcgttaatttatttacatgcgATCAAGAATATGCTGAGTCTCCatggaatttaaataatttgccAGTGTTACGTGGGAGTGTCTTAGGTCATATTAATGCTGACATCAGTGGTATGAAAGTACCATGGATGTACGTTGCTATGTGTTTTGCAACATTTTGTTGGCACAATGAGGATCACTGgagttattcaattaattatttacattgggGAGAACCAAAAACATGGTATGGTGTGCCAGGTTCTCAAGCAGAAAGATTTGAACAATCAATGAAATCTGCTGCACCAGAACTATTTCACAGTCAGCCAGATTTGCTCCATCAATTGGTTACTATAATGAATCCTAATATTTTAACTAATGAAG GTGTTCCAGTGTTTAGAACTGATCAACATGCGGGTGAATTTGTTGTAACATTTCCTAGAGCGTATCATGCTGGTTTTAATCAAGGGTATAATTTCGCTGAAGCTGTAAATTTCGCGCCTGCCGATTGG CTTAAGATTGGAAGAGAATGTATAACGCATTACTCAAATTTAAGACGATTTTGCGTATTTTCTCATGATGAGCTGGTATGCAAAATGTCATTAGATCCAGATTCCTTGGACATAGGAATTGCAACTGCAACTTACCATGATATGCTTCAAATGGTGGATGATGAGAAGAAACTTAGAAAGAACTTATTGGAGTGG ggTGTAACTGAAGCAGAGCGTGAAGCATTTGAACTTTTACCAGATGATGAGAGACAGTGTGAAACGTGCAAGACAACTTGTTTCTTGAGCGCGGTTACATGTTCTTGCCAGAGTTCACAGTTAGTTTGTCTAAGACATTTCAAGGATCTTTGTGATTGTCCCCCAGAAAAGCATACATTACGTTACCGTTATACTTTAGACGAACTACCAATTATGTTACAAAAGCTAAAATTGAAAGCCGAGTCATTTGACTCATGGGTAACAAAAGTGAAGGAAGCAATGGATCCCGATAAGAAGAGTGATAAAATTGAACTGAGTGAATTAAAGGAGCTCTTAAATGAAGcagaaaacaaaaaattcccAGAAAGTGAATTACTAACAGCTTTAACAACTGCTGTACAGGATGCTGAAAAGTGTGCGAGTGTTGCACAACAACTTCTGAATAATAAACAACGTACCAG AACAAGACAATCTGTTGAAACTAAATATAAGCTCACGGTAGAGGAATTAACActtttttacaaagaaataacaAATCTATGCTGTGAACTTAAGGAATCTGATGGTGTAAAATTTATACTTGATCAAGTATTACAATTTCAAAAGGAGGCAGAAGAATTGGAAACTAAGGACGATGATTGTGATATAGAGCAGTTAGAGAAATGTATTGATTTTGGGGATTCTATTTGTATTGAGTTACCTCAACTTATTCGATTGAAACAA AAATTAGCGCAAGTACAATGGCTAGAAGAAGTGAAGTCTGTACAAGAAGATCCAAAGTCTATACATCGTGACGATTTagcaaaattaattgaaaaaggtATGACAATACCACCACACTTAAGTATAGAAACGACGCTTTCTGAGTTACAAACATTGATGAATGCAATTGATAAGTGGGAGGAGAAAGCAAAGTTATACCTTCATACGAAAAGTAGACAAACTATACCGTCTCTGGAGGAATTCATTCGTGAGGCTGATGAAGTAGAAGCTTACTTACCAAGCCTAGATGTTCTTCAAGATACACTTAATAAAGCAAAGACTTGGACAAAAATTGTGGAAGAAGTACAAGCGAGAGAGAACTTTCCTTATTATGATACACTGGATGAGTTAATTAAAAAGGGTAGAAGCGTTCCATTACACCTGAATGCTCTACCAATTTTAGAGTCTACTCTTTCACAAGCGAAAACTTGGAAAGAAAGGACAGCAAGAACATTCCTAAGGAAAAACTCGCATTGCACTTTAATGGAAGCTTTGTCACCACGTATCGGTGTTGGTACACAAGCGTTGAAAACTAAGAAGAGTAAAAGTGAAGAGAGTATTGGACCTGTCTTCGTCTGTGATACGAAACTGGATGATTCCAATGATTCGGCCACTGTAGTGGCTGCGTTTAAGTTAGCCGAACAACGAGAGATGGAAGCAATGAGAAATTTaagagaaagaaatttaatgaaaaccgAAATGGACGACTCTAGGTATTGTGTTTGTTGGCGACGGAGATATGGTCTTATGCTTCAATGTGAGCTTTGTAAAGATTGGTTCCACT cGAATTGCGTGCCCTTACCGAAAACATCGTATAAAGGTAAATTACCCATGTCGAAGGAACTTAAATTTTTGTGTCCTTGTTGTTTACGATCACGGCGGCCGCGATTAGAAACAATTTTGGCACTGTTGGTTAGTCTTCAGAAAATTCCAATTCGTTTACCGGAAGGTGAAGCCTTACAGTGTCTTACTGAGCGTGCAATGAATTGGCag GATCGAGCTCGTCAAGCATTAGCCATAGATGAAATTTCATCGGCGCTAGCAAAATTGTCTGTGCTATCGCAAAAGCTGGTAGAAGCAGCCGCAagagaaaaaacagaaaaaattattaGTAGTGAGTTAAAGAAGGCTGCAAATAATCCTGAACTGCATCAAAGAGTACAAGCTATTGCTCCACTTAGTGGTGTGCACTCGGATGACAGTACGCTTAGTACAGCG gatgacgacgacgatgtGGTTACCATTGATGACGACGAACCAAGTTGTA TATCTAAAGTTCAGCGGAAATCACAATCAAACGATACAACCGAAACCTCAGTCATGCTCTCACAATCTGCGAGGTTACGTTTAGAGGAATTAATGATGGAAGGTGATTTGCTAGAGGTTGCACTTGACGAGACGCAACATATTTGGCGCATATTAAGTCATACGAACAGTCCAAGCACTGTCCGTAAGTATGCCTCGTACGAAGAGGTGCAGTCGCACTTAAATCAAGACTCTAAAGACATAAGAAAACGTGGAAGAAAGAGGAAGTCTGAGGAGTTCGAGCTGTTAAAAAAACTTGGACGGCAAAAGATGGAAGAAAAAAATTTAGCGAAACGAAAGGGGCTGCAGAAAGAGAAGAAATCTGCTAGCTCACCGGTGCCAATGAAGCGTGGACCTCGAAAG ATGAAACGTAAAGAAGGTGATGACGGCCCAAAGAAAAGGGGTGGTAATCGGAAGAAGACTAAGCAAGATACTTCAGATGAAGAGGATGACTGTGCCGCGGTCAATTGCTTACGACCCAGTG GAAGGGAAGTTGATTGGGTTCAGTGCGATGGAGGTTGCGAAGGTTGGTTCCACATGCACTGTGTCGGATTGGATCGTACAGAAATTGCTGAAGAGGATGACTACATATGCAGTAATTGCAAAGAAGCAGAACAAAACTCGACg TCGAGAGCGCCAGATCCGCTAGCTGAATCATTAGGACTGGATGCACTTCTTTCACTTTCTCAATCCCAGGGATACCAGGGCACAGACAGCGAAGCGGACATCCAAGAAACGACATCCTTCGTCAGGACTTACTAG